CACTATCAAGGTGGAAACCAGTCCTATGGAGAACCTTCTAATTGAACATCCCAGCATGTCTGTATATGCTGTCCATAATACCTGTCACAGTCTAAATGAGACTAGCTGTGGAGATGAGGAGTTTCATAATCCAAGTAGTCCAAGGtaagttttttatttttctattggcAATATGATGTAAATATATAGGCCATGAATTACTGCTGAGTGCAAAGGAGTACAGTAAAATACCTGGTTACAACTTGCTTATCCCAAATGCCTGAAGAATTAATTAGAAGCTTCAGTTTTAAGTGAATGAACAAAGCACAAATTCTCCAACATTTTAAGATAAGCTGATCATAGCTTTATGCCTGATTTTAAAACTCGTGTACATGGTGGCCGAGCTGGGAGTGAATAATCAGCTGTCCGGTCTTGGCATTGTAATTAATACTTCTGGGGCCTAATTATCCCATTAGTTGTACACTCCATTCCTTTTGAAGTCAGATGAAGTTACTCGCACAACTAATACGATAGACTATCCTATCTAGGTGCTTCCTAGAAATGTAGGAGTGCAAGGGACCTCCAGAAGTCATCCAGTCTAGCtccctgtgctgaagcaggaccaagaatacctagaacatccctgaaatgagtttgtttaacatcttcttaaaaatctccaatgatggggatttcacaacctctcttggaaacctagtccagtgcttaactatccttatagttaggaaaAATTTCTAATATTTAACCGAaattttccttgctgcagattaagcccgttacTACTTGTCTTACCTTCAGCGGACATGGAGAACGTGTCCTCACCCTCCTTACCTCCTCtttatcactttcctctcctctttataacagcgcttaagatatttgaagactgttatcaggtctcccctcagtcatcttttctcaagactaaccatgcccagttttttaacttttcctccactttccaataaaaatgataaaaggtattTGTGCCCACCCCTGTAGTATCTAAAGTGCCTCACAAACATTGATGATGTCCTCACAACCACCCTTTGAGGAGGGAGAAGTACTATCTCAATTGCAGAGACTAGGAACCCGAGGGGGGAAACACATGTGATTTATCCAAGGTCAGGTCACATGAAGTCTGAGGGTATGCCTACATTGCAGTTAAAAACCctcggctggcctgtgccagtagaatcaggctcatggggctcaggctaaggggctattcAACCgctgtgtagacgtttgggctcagcccaagctctgggaccctgcgaaTTGGGAAGGCCACCAATAAACAATTTATTTTCTCTTGTTAAAGTCAGAAATTATTCTTCCACTAGGATCTGAATTCTAAGGAGGTAACCATGCAGAATGACCACAGACTCAAACCTATCATGCAATATTTGCCTGGTAGCAAAAGCTATTGTTGAGATAGCAAACATGTTTCCTTTATGACCCCACACGTTTTTCCCATATGGTCAAATTCTGAGAAATATTAACGTAATTTCTGGGGCCCTCGTTCAGAAGGGCTGGACAAATTTGGCCTGCTTCTAGTGTTCATCCTCTTTAATAAGAATGAACAAGGATCATCTTATGGTGAGTTTGGTTCTGTGTGTAGCAACGTGCAAGTAAttatcactgacttcaatggcagcctAGCTCCCATACCTGTAGTTGGTTGGTTTGCAACACTTTAAAGAAAATGGGTGATTTTTGGTAAAGCGACCTAAGCCAGTGTCTAACAAGCATGGGGCTGACACTGAAACTCTGTGCTCTTGGTATCAGGGGCCTGTTTCTTTGGGAGATCCTGAGCACCATAGCTctggctgaagtcagtgggagccgtgggtacccagcacctctgaaaattggtCTCTGAAGAAATCTGTCAACTGTAGAGTACCCTAATACCATGGGGATGGACATAATACAATGAAAACAGAATAGACTAGTTTGTAAGAACCTACAGTCAGTAGCAGCAATGTAACAGAAATGGTTGCAAAATGGAGATGGTGAAATTTGAGTGAGAATTGTGTCATTCAAGATTAGATGGATCTGTCGCCTTCCCCTTTCCTCAAATTCAGATATTGAATTATTGTGATGGCTTTGTATAATTTAGGGATGCTGGTATAAGCCATTCCAGAACTATATCTTGCATCTCTTTATAATGCAGCACtaattaaatatataattaaattaaaaggccAGATACTcacttggtgtaaatcagcatcattcctctgaattcaatggagctgtgcattcagctgaggatgtggcccaagtATCACTATTAAATACTAAGACTCAGTTAAATTAatgggaattagatgcctaaatgcctTTTTGAGGATCTTGGCTAAATATTTTGTCCATAATTTCCTGTACAAGGTAATTATTTTGGAGAACAAAATTGTAACTGTCTCACTCTAAAACGTTAAAGTTGAGATGAAATACAGTAACTGAGAGAAGATCTAATAACTGTTCAACTAAGCTGACAATACAATAAAATGTTGTCTTGAAGTCTCTAGTTGTTTAATGGTTGGCCATTTAACATTGTAGGGCCAGGAAAAGCTGCTTAAGGCACACTGGCACAGTAAGTACTACTGCTTTGGGACAGTACTTTTTGTTTGATCGGTCTGCTTTGTAAATAGACTTGTCTATCAAAACTGTACCAGTTTTAAGACTAACCTCTGTGTCAACTTAAGTTATTTGGTCAATTCTAATTCTGCTATAACAAGCAAAATATACTGCtaagtaggggggagggatagctcggtggtttgagcattggcctgctaaacccagggtagtgagttcaatccttgagggggccacttagggatctggggcaaaatcagtacttggtcctgctagtgaaggcaggggactggaccttccagttctatgagataggtatatctctatattatattattataatagtggcttttaaaaatgttgattatCAGTTAAGAATCTTTAGGGTTCCAATCTTGCTAGCTTTTATGTGCAAACAGTGAAGTCACCGGGGGTACATCTCCAGTGGAGAAAAACACCCACTTGAGTGTCAGAGCCCAGATCACCTGACTCCATCTCCCACTATGTTTACATTCCCCTTCCATCAGAAGCCCAGGTGAGGAGGGTGGGTAGGTGGGTCTCAAAGTGCATCAATAGCTCACTAATACATACACTGTGGCTTATTGTTCTGGACAATATGAAATCCATGTATGTATTAGTGAGCTATTGATGCACTTCTGTGGCTGATGACACAAGTCAAAAACATGCTTAAGACACAGTCTACTAATGCCTGATCTATTATGGTTTTATTGTTGTAGTGCTTGTATTTGTGCTACCATAACTGTACTTGTTCCAGAACTTCCCTTATTACTGTCTTCATTCAGAGTTTCAGCTCTGACATGTTGCTTCTAAAAACATGTTAATGCATCACGTGTAGCCAGTGGTAGTGCCATAATTACAGGCGCCTACATGCAAGTTCAGTTGATCagcataaaaggaaaaaataagagCAATTCCAGTGTGAAATGACTAGGGTTAGTGAAGGGCAGAATTTCAACTTGGACATTTATACTGATTGGCTCTTGTCTGTCAGTTTTAATAATCTGTAAAGGGAGGTAACTCTGGAATAGGCATTCAATGCATAATTCATCTTGGGGCCCATATCCTTCAATCCATTCATTTTGTGCTGCCCTGCTGGCACAAAGTGAAAGTGATTTGGCTTCAACTCTTTGCTGGGAGCATAGCAGGATGTTCTACTATACAGATTTTCCACCAGTGTAGGGTTCTTCCACTAGTGCAAACAGAGACTTGCTAGGGCTGAATTTGTTATAGCTGACTCCCTGAGGGCCCCATCCTCTGTGCCCTGAGCACAGGGAAGGCATGGGCTCCTAAACTTTGAGTCATCCAAAAAGGGTGGTGGTAAAGTTGCATACTACCACATCGTGTCCCATAAAAGCGTCTGCTATACAGGTAATGTCACAACTATCATGCCACCTTGATGGAGAAGTTCATggaagttgtttttaaaaatttgcatGGGCTCTGGAAAGCTCTTATGTTACAAAACTTAACAACACCAACCCTCAAACACCATATGTCaggctgtgggggtgggaggcaagAGACATTTTACTGATGTATTCTCCCACCTTTGCATAGGTTGGTGATGCCCCATACTGTGCGATGGGATGACTTTGAGAGGCATTGAGGGAATCAAAAGGACAGGCTGAAGAAAGATCTTTAGTTACTCATGGCATTTCACACAGCTGGTCTGACTTCAGTGGCTTAAGTGGTCTAACTTTCCAGGTCTTATGCATGAACATCATGTTTTGGTTGCCAGCCATGCAGGAAAATCCAAACAATCTTTTATTTAGTGCCCTTTATTTTCACACAGCCTAAACTATCCTGTGCAAGATGACCTTTAACCATAACATCTAGTAAATATTTACTAATTCATCTGAGGATAGTGAAATACATGCTGCCTTCTGTATTTAATACATTATACGATCTTTTGGGCATTATACCATTAGTTCATGTATAATAGCAAGCTGGAAAGTTCATTATACCCAAAAGATTAAATCTAGCACAGTCCTTTACAGAGGGATGAGGGTAGAGGAAACCGACCTATTATCAACTCACTCCCTAAAACATGCTAAAGAACTACATCAGAAAACTTCATGCCTAGTGTGATAGGATAGGGTCAACTACTGGAAGTGATTTGTGTAAACATctatatttaggcttggcagaatttgattatttttaaataactttgaTGGATTAGATCTGTTTTTAAGCACTTTTTAATctttatctatttaaattctcCCAGTTGCAGGAGATTATTAGGGGTGGAAGGGCCAGGCAGTAGGGATGTCAGACAATAATTTAATGGCATTACACATTGAGATCCAAAAAGTCAAAGcattataaccattaaaatacaaaCTGTCAACATTACATTTCAAAGTATACACAGTAAATATCCTGAAATCAAGCTCTTAAGTTctccaagcagcatttttcttactttacctATTTGTACATTTCTATtgatagaagtgtgtgtgtgtgtgtgtgtgtgtgtgtgtgtgtgtgtgtgtgtgtgtgtgtgtgtgtgtgtggtgaaattgatgtttagtgacatttactgatacaaaactaatccttccaagcctatctaTATTCATTCAGCTAGAAGAAAATACATTCCCTTAATAAACTTACCTAGATCTCCGAGTGCTAGCTGAACTGTAACTAACATTTGTATGTTAAATTTTTAGAATGGAAGCACGAAATGAAATGGGGCAGCATATTCATTGCTACGTTGCCACTCTTGCTGCTCACTCAAGTTTTCTGGAACAAACCAAGAGTTTTCGTCCGACCCAGTGGGTAAAAGAACATAATGAAAGACACCATCTCAACAGAAACAGTCTCCGTCGCCAAAATCTTACCAGGGATTGCCACTCTCGGCAAATCAAGCACAATGGATTGTTTGTTCACCAGCCTTGCCAGCGTCAGTACAATTACTGAAGGCTTTTGAGGTTTTAATCCTATCGGTTAATTGTTCTTAGCTTGCTCTTGTTTTAATGTATAGATAATGAAGGTGTGATCAATCATTTGAATACAATCGTGACTAGTGTTATATTAGTTTGAAACCACATTTACATATAGTGTATCACAAAATGCCTCGCTATAGGTCCTAAATGGTTATCttaaatatttcagtgttttgGAAATGTGTGTGAGTGTGGTTTTTAACTTTACTACGACGTTTGGATgggtttttaaagaaaattctaACAAAGATGGAACATGCATTCTTCAGTCGTATGAAGTTACAAAATTATTGCGGTCAACCATACACTTTAATAACCAGTGCTTTTGACAGCTTTGTATGTCTGTATATACTGTGTACACAGTTATACTCTAACATAAGCATTAAAAGGCTATAGTTGCCAATGGATTTGAAGTAGATGTCACTAAACTCTTATTGAAAGAAGGATAACTCTAGATTTAATCTAAACTAGATATTATCTACTTTCATTAAACAAACAGTTACTTCATATAAGCAGCAGAAGAGAGTAAAATGTCCACCTGATAATACTGGAATAAGAGGTGGCACGAATGTCACAGGTATTGGAGAGGGACAAACTTTGTGCCTTTATATGGAGTGAAATGAAAAGTAGACCTATGGGTTATTAAATATAGACCCTTAACCCAAAGATTCCATCAGTATTTTAGATCatgctctttttttcctttcccccccctttcccccccccccccctgtctcCACTTTTCTTTGGGGAGAGGATGCATCCATTACATACCTCCCAAAACTTGGTTTAGTTTATCTGTAGTCTGATCCAAGGAGAAAGGGCTAGACTGACTGTCTTCTGTAATAGGTCCATCCATAGCTGAAACACCTTCTACAGAACCTATTCTGGTGGATGGTAAGTACGGATGGGTTTCTGAGCTGCTGATTACTGCCTCAAATTGATCAATTCATTTCAAGTGATAGGTTAGGAATGGCTCACAAACTACTGGATGGAAAACCTGTTTCCAGATGAGGTCTTGCACCCTTCCCAGTTCTTTCCCAATGAGAGAATAAAGTTGTGGCCATGCCTGGAAGTGATGACAGGCATAAGAATGTTTTTATAATGTAACACTACTGGTCTTCCGGAATTAAGCAGTGCTAGGAGGGTATATAAAAGTGGAGATGTAGGACCTATATTAACAGTGGATATTTCATTGCTCATGTGGCATAAAAGCAGAAAAATATctaacttgatgttaattttatAGActagtgggggagaggggaaagtacAGAACATTAAAGATTCTCttaaaaaagttattaaaatctTGCATGATCTTCTGGAAGAAAGCATGCCTTGAAAGGCAAAGGTACCAAATTTGACAGTGCAGATACTTCCAGACAGCCACACTACAAAATCAACCATGATAGATAATTCGAGTAAATCAAGGAACCAGGGGAGAATAGTGAAGCTTTACTCTTCCTCTTTTGTTTCCAGTGCTTCATCTGTGATCACTGCTTTTCCTGCATTTGCTGCTAAGGCATATCAATGTTAGTCACATTCAACAGTGTCTTCCAGCTGAAATCATGTGGAAAAGCCTCAACACTATAAAACATGTACATGGTTGGCTTTAATTGTTGTGATTAGATGAAACCAATAATACTTAAGAATTATTTCAAACCTATGAAATGTTCTTTGAAATATGgccaaatgtttcaattttgctgATACAAAAGCCTAATGTCTTGTAGTAATCTTGCAGTATGAGTAGCACTGCATATAATAGATGCAGGCTGAACTCTTGCGGAGAGTAATCTTCCTAATCCTGTAGCAAATAGCCTTCTGGTCCCCAATTCCCTTCAAATACTCCATTTTTTCCTGGTTTTAGTTAACAGTTTAACTGCCATGTGTATCTATAAATGTAGCACTATCTACGTTGCTTTTGTTTGTACTCCTGTCCTCTGACTGGGGTATATTCCTAGAAATgccgggaggtcatctagtctagccccctgcactTAGGCTGGATCACATCTATCTAGACCATCGCTGAAAGGTGTttagtctaacctgttctttaaaacttcCAGTGATATGGAACATAGGTTTTGCTTTGAGTGATTATGTGTGAGTCTAAGTGCTTAATGCCAACTCAGAATGTAGATGATTTATGATCTTACCTCTTCTTTTTTTAGTGATGCATATCCATATATATACAATGATATTTTCCTCTGGGCTAGAAACTCTCAATTATTTATCCAAGAATAATTTTGTAGCTTCACCAATCTCAATTC
Above is a genomic segment from Emys orbicularis isolate rEmyOrb1 chromosome 2, rEmyOrb1.hap1, whole genome shotgun sequence containing:
- the TP53INP1 gene encoding tumor protein p53-inducible nuclear protein 1, with amino-acid sequence MFQRLNNMFVGEINNLSSQEPEFSEKEDDEWILVDFIDTCTNFSTEEADISETSAADHSPVFSCLPTSLECLADASESCFIQFDSCPMEESWFITPPPCFTAGGLTTIKVETSPMENLLIEHPSMSVYAVHNTCHSLNETSCGDEEFHNPSSPRMEARNEMGQHIHCYVATLAAHSSFLEQTKSFRPTQWVKEHNERHHLNRNSLRRQNLTRDCHSRQIKHNGLFVHQPCQRQYNY